A part of Larkinella insperata genomic DNA contains:
- a CDS encoding LytR/AlgR family response regulator transcription factor → MNVVILEDERLTAQRLESLLHRYDSEIRILAVLPSVEKAVAWFSEPQPAKTDLIFMDIHLQDGLAFRVIEQVKLTTPIIFTTAFDEYVIQAFKVNSIDYLLKPLNYDELVAAITKFKALREQFAQPAQPAPAQPAPPLVAPDMDALVRMLGAFKETTYKDRFMITVGSKVRSVETSEIAYFFLDERMAFLVTRDGSTLPVDYSLDKLTTLLNPKQFFRVSRQFLVSLPAIQTIQMYSAGKWKLDLLPKPRLEVFVSGDRLADLKEWLGK, encoded by the coding sequence ATGAATGTCGTTATTCTTGAAGATGAACGCCTGACGGCCCAGCGGCTGGAAAGCCTGCTGCACCGCTACGATTCCGAAATCCGCATCCTGGCCGTTCTGCCGTCGGTCGAAAAAGCCGTGGCGTGGTTCTCGGAGCCGCAGCCGGCGAAGACCGATCTAATTTTTATGGACATCCACTTGCAGGACGGACTGGCATTCCGGGTCATCGAGCAGGTGAAGCTGACGACGCCCATCATTTTCACCACGGCTTTCGATGAGTATGTGATTCAGGCGTTTAAAGTCAACAGCATCGATTACCTGCTCAAACCGCTGAACTACGACGAGCTGGTGGCGGCCATTACGAAATTCAAGGCGCTGCGGGAACAGTTCGCCCAACCCGCGCAACCTGCTCCCGCGCAGCCCGCTCCTCCGCTGGTGGCTCCGGATATGGACGCCCTGGTGCGGATGCTGGGGGCATTCAAGGAAACAACCTACAAAGACCGGTTCATGATTACCGTCGGCTCAAAAGTCCGGAGTGTGGAGACGAGCGAAATCGCTTATTTCTTCCTCGACGAACGCATGGCTTTTCTGGTCACCCGAGACGGCTCGACGCTGCCGGTGGACTACAGCCTGGACAAGCTGACCACGCTCCTGAATCCCAAACAGTTTTTCCGCGTCAGTCGGCAATTTCTGGTGTCGTTGCCGGCCATTCAGACCATCCAGATGTATTCGGCGGGCAAATGGAAGCTTGATCTGCTGCCGAAACCCCGACTCGAAGTGTTTGTCAGCGGGGATCGTCTGGCGGATTTGAAGGAGTGGCTCGGCAAGTAA
- a CDS encoding sensor histidine kinase: MNSKTTYRLSTRQIAQLALSVLVIYYPILLYVNLPERTWLFVLQSLPFLLGQGVVTFALYFAWIYITEIVLDWTANRFGEEFLVDFKLRTQFLALLIAITASLGLNVVGDYARREVLRFIPRPVPAMARNEQVPNSHPPRHGRWEFFERSNNGLTIVIMLSIFYLSANRRANRRLKDVQIRAERLEKEAVLTQFAALKNQISPHFLFNSLSILSSLVHVDADLSEQFIDQLSRAYRYILEQKDNDKVRLKTELDFIRSYTFLLKIRFEESFDVRIDVPETVVERYYMAPLTLQLLVENAVKHNRMSPELPQHVYIQTEGEYLVVHNRIQPREQLEHSTGLGLQNIINRYALLTDQPVWVGEQDGSFVVKIPLIP, encoded by the coding sequence ATGAATTCAAAAACCACTTACCGGCTTTCCACCCGCCAGATTGCCCAACTGGCGCTGAGTGTGCTGGTGATTTATTACCCCATCCTGCTGTACGTCAACCTGCCGGAACGAACCTGGCTGTTTGTGCTGCAATCACTCCCGTTTTTGCTGGGGCAGGGGGTGGTCACGTTTGCGCTCTATTTTGCCTGGATTTACATCACCGAAATTGTGCTGGACTGGACGGCCAACCGATTCGGGGAGGAGTTTCTGGTGGACTTTAAGCTACGGACCCAGTTCCTGGCGCTGCTGATTGCGATTACGGCCAGCCTGGGCCTGAATGTGGTCGGGGATTACGCCCGGCGCGAAGTGCTGCGGTTTATTCCGCGACCGGTTCCGGCAATGGCCCGAAATGAGCAGGTACCAAATTCCCATCCGCCGAGGCATGGGCGCTGGGAGTTCTTCGAACGGTCGAATAACGGCCTGACCATCGTGATCATGCTGTCGATTTTCTACCTGTCGGCCAATCGCCGGGCCAACCGTCGGCTGAAGGATGTGCAGATTCGGGCGGAGCGGCTGGAAAAAGAAGCCGTACTGACGCAGTTTGCGGCCCTGAAAAACCAGATTAGTCCCCATTTCCTGTTCAATAGCCTTAGCATCCTGTCGTCGCTGGTGCACGTTGACGCCGACCTGTCGGAGCAGTTTATCGACCAGCTTTCGCGGGCGTACCGGTATATTCTGGAGCAGAAAGACAACGACAAGGTGCGGCTGAAAACCGAGCTGGACTTTATCCGGTCTTACACGTTTTTGCTTAAAATCCGGTTTGAGGAAAGTTTCGATGTGCGGATCGACGTACCCGAAACCGTGGTCGAACGCTATTACATGGCCCCGCTGACCTTGCAGTTGCTGGTCGAAAATGCCGTCAAACACAACCGGATGAGCCCCGAGCTGCCACAACACGTTTATATTCAGACCGAGGGTGAGTACTTGGTGGTGCACAACCGCATCCAGCCCCGCGAACAACTCGAACATTCGACGGGTTTGGGCTTACAAAATATCATCAACCGCTACGCCCTCCTGACCGACCAGCCCGTGTGGGTGGGCGAGCAGGACGGTTCATTTGTGGTTAAAATCCCCCTGATTCCATGA
- a CDS encoding L-serine ammonia-lyase, which translates to MNNSPITTSLFDLFKVGPGPSSSHTIGPMKAAFDFLERLRHLPESTLQTADSIHIYLYGSLSATGKGHGTDRALVAGLLGWQPESTDPVALLALLKDPAVTYPVQVGEREFALGVEHIHFERKKYESPYANTVVFRLTKGDATLFEQEYYSIGGGFILRKGEEAAEKPASEIPYPYRTMKELKTRLYDHQLTLEQLMLANEMALTGWSAKDINNRIDLILDFMHKAVRRGLRHKGTLPGSIKLRRKAPVLYQQARGLAQSSDSFLIFLNAYCLAASEENAAGGIVVTAPTSGASGVIPGLTYLARNHFHYDKATLRRGMWAAAAVGFLVKHNASISGAEMGCMGEIGTASAMGAAFLTYCAGQPIDAVEAAAEIGIEHHLGMTCDPIGGYVQIPCIERNAMGAVKAYNAFLLATAGTPANQKISLDAVIKVMKATGRDMSTKYKETSEAGLALSATEC; encoded by the coding sequence ATGAATAATTCGCCCATTACCACGTCCCTTTTTGACCTCTTTAAAGTGGGTCCGGGACCGTCGAGTTCGCACACCATTGGACCCATGAAGGCGGCTTTCGACTTTCTGGAGCGGTTGCGTCACCTGCCCGAATCAACCCTGCAAACGGCGGATTCTATTCACATTTATCTGTACGGTTCGCTGAGTGCAACCGGCAAAGGCCACGGAACCGACCGCGCCCTGGTGGCTGGACTGCTGGGTTGGCAACCCGAATCGACCGACCCGGTGGCTTTGCTGGCGTTGTTGAAAGATCCGGCCGTAACCTATCCAGTGCAGGTAGGCGAACGGGAGTTTGCCCTGGGCGTTGAACACATTCATTTTGAGCGAAAAAAATACGAGTCGCCGTACGCCAATACCGTGGTTTTCCGGCTGACGAAAGGCGATGCTACGCTTTTCGAACAGGAATATTACTCGATTGGGGGCGGTTTTATTCTGCGAAAAGGTGAAGAGGCTGCGGAGAAACCAGCGTCCGAAATACCGTATCCGTACCGGACCATGAAAGAATTGAAAACCCGGCTGTACGACCACCAACTGACGCTGGAGCAACTCATGCTGGCGAACGAAATGGCGTTGACGGGTTGGTCGGCCAAGGACATCAATAACCGCATCGACCTGATCCTGGACTTTATGCACAAAGCCGTCCGGCGTGGACTGCGGCACAAAGGAACGCTGCCGGGTTCGATCAAATTGCGCCGGAAAGCGCCGGTGCTCTACCAGCAGGCGCGGGGCCTGGCGCAGTCGTCGGATAGCTTTCTGATTTTCCTCAATGCGTATTGTCTGGCGGCTTCGGAGGAAAACGCGGCTGGGGGCATTGTCGTGACGGCTCCCACGTCCGGCGCGTCGGGGGTTATTCCGGGGTTGACGTACCTGGCCCGCAACCATTTTCACTACGATAAAGCCACCCTGCGCAGAGGCATGTGGGCGGCTGCGGCTGTCGGTTTTCTGGTGAAGCACAACGCCAGCATTTCCGGGGCCGAGATGGGGTGTATGGGCGAAATCGGCACGGCATCGGCCATGGGCGCGGCTTTTCTGACCTACTGCGCGGGCCAGCCTATTGACGCCGTGGAGGCAGCCGCTGAAATCGGCATTGAGCACCACCTCGGCATGACCTGCGATCCCATCGGCGGGTACGTTCAGATTCCCTGCATCGAGCGGAATGCGATGGGGGCGGTGAAAGCCTACAACGCCTTTTTGCTGGCCACCGCCGGAACGCCCGCCAACCAGAAAATTTCGCTCGATGCCGTCATTAAGGTCATGAAAGCTACCGGGCGCGACATGTCTACCAAATACAAAGAAACCTCCGAAGCCGGTCTGGCACTCAGCGCAACGGAGTGCTAA
- a CDS encoding dihydrofolate reductase family protein codes for MRNVKLFIATSLDHFIAGPNGEIDWLFTDGDFGYSAFMETVDTTLMGNETFKLTASFGDFPYKSLTNYVFTRNSDAPEEPYVNFVSGDIAAFVAELKQQPGKDIFLVGGGQINTLLLEAGLIDELQVFIHPIILGQGIPLFRPTKKMHAWQLVESRSFERGLVELHYVKA; via the coding sequence ATGAGAAACGTAAAACTATTTATCGCCACCAGTCTCGATCACTTTATTGCCGGTCCGAACGGCGAAATCGACTGGTTATTCACCGACGGAGATTTTGGTTACAGCGCCTTTATGGAAACCGTCGACACGACGCTGATGGGCAACGAAACGTTTAAACTTACGGCCAGTTTCGGGGACTTTCCTTACAAATCGCTGACCAATTATGTCTTCACCCGCAACTCCGACGCGCCGGAAGAACCGTATGTCAATTTTGTCTCGGGCGACATTGCGGCTTTTGTCGCCGAACTCAAGCAGCAGCCGGGTAAGGACATTTTTCTAGTCGGTGGTGGTCAGATCAACACCCTTTTACTCGAAGCCGGGCTGATCGACGAGCTTCAGGTTTTCATTCACCCGATTATCCTGGGCCAGGGCATTCCCCTTTTTCGGCCGACTAAAAAAATGCACGCTTGGCAGTTGGTGGAAAGCAGATCTTTCGAACGCGGTTTGGTTGAACTTCACTACGTGAAAGCGTGA
- a CDS encoding TonB-dependent receptor domain-containing protein, which translates to MAQFGPPGGGPGGGFGSQDGGRKKQEFTGVAEEAPKGNGKITGMLLDSTSGKPVEYATVALINTQTGKPIDGTTSDDKGKFSLSKLAPGEYRLQYSFIGYKNADSKPFTIAKGTDLNMGNVQLQPDVRTLSEVVVTGQAALIEEKVDRLVFNAEKDLTSKGGDATDILKKVPMLSVDLDGNVSLRGSQNIRVLINNKPSTIVASNVADALKQLPADMIKSVEVITSPSAKYDAEGAAGIINIITKKNTLHGLMLNVDTGVGIRGSNLGLNGSYRQGKLGVSLGGFGRAMYNRASSSLEQTTLVNGVPMSTSQTATAFDKPLFGQYTLGLDYDLAKNQSLSANIRYGTRNFVQEQNQLTNSYIGDSLLNFTNRNVDRKDLSNSVDINLDYIHTFKPQQEWSISTQYSRTGLTNNFNADLLGLGGELTARQRNLNDNTNQEITFQTDYQTPIRKNQLLEFGAKAILRQVDSRYQYQIGGPTGALVFDPTNPAGSLNYSQNIGAGYVSYTYVTPNKYTFKVGTRYEHTGIDATSDETTALAIPNYSNLVPSINVSKSLKGGVTLKAAYNRRIQRPGLQQLNPNPNAANPQNISIGNPILRPELTDNFELSLSSTIKKTYINAALFGRLTNNAITQIRLPSDSLAGGIITTFQNIGVQRTYGANVFFNTNLTPKWSINGGLDGYYAYMQGMTAGVDGRSQQISNDGFSLGGRLMSQWTLNKGWGIQGFGFWRSPMPQLQGTMGGMYMYSLGVKKDFANKRGSVGLAAENFAGNGVKMRTSLNSPLLAQNSVMHLYNQNVKVTFSYRIGKMTFEEKRKKGRSVNNDDVKGDAN; encoded by the coding sequence ATGGCGCAGTTTGGCCCTCCCGGTGGTGGACCAGGTGGTGGTTTCGGCAGCCAGGACGGCGGACGTAAAAAGCAGGAATTTACCGGTGTGGCGGAAGAAGCACCCAAAGGCAACGGCAAAATTACCGGGATGCTCCTAGATTCGACTTCCGGCAAACCCGTTGAATACGCCACCGTTGCGTTGATCAACACCCAAACCGGCAAACCCATCGACGGTACGACTTCTGACGACAAAGGAAAATTCTCGCTGAGCAAACTGGCCCCCGGCGAATACCGGCTGCAATATTCGTTCATCGGCTACAAAAACGCCGATTCCAAACCCTTCACCATTGCCAAAGGCACGGACCTGAATATGGGCAATGTGCAGCTTCAGCCCGACGTAAGGACGTTGAGCGAGGTGGTCGTAACGGGGCAGGCGGCTTTGATTGAGGAAAAGGTAGACCGGCTGGTGTTCAACGCCGAAAAAGACTTGACTTCCAAAGGCGGTGACGCCACGGACATTCTGAAGAAAGTGCCGATGCTTTCGGTGGACCTCGACGGCAACGTTAGCCTGCGGGGCAGCCAGAACATCCGGGTGCTGATCAACAATAAACCGTCGACCATCGTAGCCAGCAACGTAGCCGACGCCCTCAAACAACTCCCCGCCGACATGATTAAGTCCGTGGAGGTCATCACCAGCCCGTCGGCCAAGTACGATGCCGAGGGGGCCGCCGGGATCATCAACATCATCACCAAAAAGAACACGCTGCACGGTTTGATGCTGAACGTTGATACCGGGGTCGGCATTCGGGGCTCCAACCTGGGGCTGAACGGTTCGTACCGGCAGGGAAAGCTGGGCGTTAGTCTGGGCGGTTTTGGCCGGGCCATGTACAACCGGGCCTCGTCGAGCCTGGAGCAAACCACGCTGGTCAATGGCGTGCCGATGAGCACCAGCCAGACGGCCACGGCTTTCGATAAACCGCTGTTCGGGCAATATACGCTGGGGCTGGATTACGATCTGGCCAAAAACCAGTCGCTGTCGGCCAACATCCGCTACGGAACCCGGAATTTCGTTCAGGAGCAGAACCAGTTAACCAACTCCTACATCGGCGATTCGCTGCTGAATTTTACCAACCGCAACGTGGACCGCAAGGATTTGTCGAATTCGGTTGACATCAACCTGGATTACATCCATACCTTCAAACCGCAGCAGGAGTGGAGCATTTCGACCCAGTACAGCCGCACGGGACTGACCAATAATTTTAACGCCGACCTGCTGGGCCTCGGCGGTGAGCTGACCGCCCGCCAGCGCAACCTTAATGACAACACCAACCAGGAAATTACCTTCCAGACCGATTACCAGACCCCGATCCGCAAGAACCAGCTGCTGGAATTTGGCGCAAAAGCCATTCTGCGGCAGGTCGACAGCCGGTATCAGTACCAGATTGGCGGTCCGACCGGCGCCCTGGTTTTTGATCCAACCAACCCGGCGGGCTCGCTGAACTATTCGCAGAACATCGGCGCTGGTTACGTTTCCTACACCTACGTGACGCCCAACAAGTACACTTTCAAAGTGGGAACGCGCTACGAGCATACCGGCATCGACGCCACCAGCGACGAAACGACGGCCCTGGCCATTCCGAATTACAGCAACTTGGTGCCGAGCATCAACGTGTCCAAAAGCCTGAAAGGCGGGGTCACGCTGAAAGCCGCTTATAACCGCCGGATTCAGCGCCCCGGTTTGCAGCAGTTGAACCCGAACCCCAACGCGGCCAACCCGCAGAACATCAGCATCGGGAATCCCATTTTGCGTCCGGAACTGACCGATAATTTTGAACTGAGCCTGAGTTCGACCATTAAGAAAACGTACATCAATGCCGCCCTGTTTGGCCGGTTGACCAACAACGCCATTACGCAGATTCGGCTGCCGTCGGATTCGCTGGCGGGCGGGATCATTACCACCTTCCAGAACATCGGGGTGCAGCGGACCTACGGCGCCAACGTCTTTTTCAACACCAACCTAACGCCAAAGTGGAGCATCAACGGCGGGCTGGACGGCTACTACGCTTACATGCAGGGCATGACGGCGGGCGTCGATGGCCGGTCGCAGCAAATCAGCAACGACGGGTTTAGCCTGGGGGGGCGGCTAATGTCGCAGTGGACGCTCAACAAAGGCTGGGGCATCCAGGGATTTGGTTTCTGGCGCTCGCCCATGCCGCAGTTGCAGGGAACGATGGGCGGTATGTACATGTATTCGCTGGGCGTCAAGAAGGATTTTGCCAACAAACGGGGCAGCGTCGGACTGGCGGCTGAAAACTTTGCCGGCAATGGCGTAAAAATGCGGACTTCGTTGAACTCCCCGCTGCTGGCGCAAAACAGCGTGATGCACCTTTACAACCAGAACGTAAAAGTGACGTTCTCGTACCGCATCGGAAAAATGACTTTTGAAGAAAAACGGAAAAAAGGCCGGTCGGTAAACAACGACGACGTGAAGGGCGACGCCAATTAA
- a CDS encoding AI-2E family transporter, whose product MATIYTPKQQRILLIVSLIIIAGFILIGLRQYTIALLGSGIIYVIFRPWFTNLVHKRKWNRLLVTILLILFSVVVIIMPFLALSLLLINRIQYYSQHTDQILGLIEKLEKATGIQITDQANVKNLVQQGAGFASRQFPSLLSGTLDVVISLGLLYVGLYFIFMEEEKFIKGLRKYLPFENDTLDQLGEDLKNMVNANILGQALVSLVQSLLTGLTLWIFGVPDAAFWGVVAFFFAFIPILGTPIVWGPAGILMISQGETGNGIGILVVGAVVIINVDNLLRVVLAKRMGDVHPFVTLTGIVLGVPIFGILGLVIGPLLLAYFVVLFKVFEKQNQKLRLEAAKEHERLEQQAKRAV is encoded by the coding sequence ATGGCCACCATTTATACCCCCAAACAACAACGTATTTTACTCATCGTCAGCCTCATCATCATTGCCGGATTTATCCTGATCGGGCTGCGGCAGTACACGATTGCTTTATTAGGCTCGGGAATTATTTACGTGATTTTCCGGCCCTGGTTTACGAATCTGGTGCACAAGCGGAAGTGGAACCGGCTGCTGGTTACCATCCTGCTCATCCTGTTCTCCGTCGTCGTAATCATCATGCCGTTTCTGGCGCTGAGCCTGTTGCTGATCAATCGGATTCAGTATTACAGCCAGCATACGGACCAGATTCTGGGCTTGATCGAAAAGCTGGAGAAGGCCACCGGTATTCAGATTACGGATCAGGCTAACGTTAAAAATCTGGTGCAGCAGGGCGCCGGTTTTGCCAGTCGGCAATTTCCTTCGCTCCTGAGCGGTACGCTCGACGTGGTTATCTCGCTGGGGTTGCTCTACGTCGGGTTGTATTTTATTTTCATGGAAGAAGAGAAGTTTATCAAGGGACTGCGCAAGTACCTGCCTTTCGAAAACGATACGCTTGATCAGCTGGGCGAAGACCTGAAAAACATGGTGAACGCCAACATCCTGGGGCAGGCGCTGGTTTCGCTGGTGCAATCCCTGCTGACCGGGTTGACGCTCTGGATTTTTGGCGTGCCAGATGCAGCCTTCTGGGGCGTCGTTGCGTTCTTCTTCGCGTTCATCCCCATTTTAGGGACGCCCATTGTGTGGGGGCCCGCCGGTATTTTAATGATTTCGCAGGGCGAAACGGGCAACGGTATTGGCATTCTGGTTGTGGGGGCCGTGGTGATCATCAACGTCGATAACCTGCTGCGGGTGGTGCTGGCCAAGCGCATGGGCGACGTTCACCCGTTCGTTACCCTAACCGGTATCGTGCTGGGGGTACCGATTTTTGGCATTCTGGGTCTGGTGATCGGGCCGCTGCTGCTGGCGTATTTTGTGGTGCTGTTTAAGGTATTTGAAAAACAAAACCAGAAGCTCCGGCTGGAAGCGGCCAAGGAGCATGAAAGATTGGAGCAACAGGCCAAGCGAGCCGTCTAA
- a CDS encoding outer membrane protein assembly factor BamB family protein, translated as MKRLLLPTLFLSAALFTAARWTTETPTSREWPEYLGGPDRNHYSPLDQINASNVSKLRVAWEYHSKDSGQVQCNSIIVDGTLYGVTASNQVFALDAATGQEKWRYNESSKGGVNTLRGVTYWSDKDDKRILFGSGASLCAVDARTGVLIPGFGTHGKASLKAGLGPTAADKFVISNTPGTLFGDLIIMPLRLSEGSDAALGYIQAFNVRTGQIAWVFRTIPNPGEFGYDTWPKDTYKNTNVGGANNWSGMSIDRKRGIVYVPTGSAAFDFYGGNRKGQNLFANCLLALDAKTGKRLWHYQFVHHDIWDRDLPAPPNLVTLRMNGKTVDAVAQVTKTGHVFVFDRVTGKPLFPIKEVPYPKSELPDEPTWPTQPVPTKPAPFARQTISEADLSPYAENRDSLLAAYRRAKVGPFQPLGKTPTLVYPGLDGGAEWGGAAVDPDGIMYVNANEMAWLLSLRDTPKDEELAHLSPGERLYTVNCSVCHRPDRKGNPTSGYPSLVNIGQRRDRDFVHKTITTGKGMMPGFTRLTEIEKQALVAFLFGDEKVEASSAKPGSKEPYVPYKFNGYTKFLDNKGYPGIRPPWGTLTAINLNTGEHLWQKPFGELKELTARGIPQTGAESYGGPVVTASGLLFIAASKDGMFRVIDKKTGNVLWQTELPAAGYATPSTYEVNGKQYIVIACGGTKLGTKKGDSYVAFALP; from the coding sequence ATGAAACGATTGCTTTTGCCGACCCTTTTTTTGTCGGCTGCGCTGTTTACGGCGGCACGATGGACAACCGAAACGCCCACCTCCCGCGAATGGCCCGAATACCTGGGTGGCCCCGACCGCAACCACTACTCTCCACTCGACCAGATCAACGCTTCCAACGTCAGTAAATTACGGGTTGCCTGGGAATACCACTCCAAAGACTCCGGGCAGGTGCAGTGCAATTCCATCATCGTCGACGGCACGCTGTACGGCGTTACGGCTTCTAATCAGGTGTTTGCGCTGGATGCGGCCACGGGTCAGGAAAAATGGCGGTATAATGAATCCAGCAAAGGGGGCGTCAACACCCTGCGGGGCGTCACGTACTGGAGCGACAAGGACGACAAGCGCATTCTGTTTGGCTCGGGCGCTTCACTCTGCGCCGTCGACGCCCGGACGGGCGTGCTGATTCCCGGCTTTGGTACCCACGGAAAAGCCAGCCTGAAAGCCGGACTGGGGCCCACCGCAGCCGATAAATTTGTGATTTCGAACACCCCCGGCACCCTATTCGGCGACTTGATTATCATGCCGCTGCGGCTTTCCGAAGGGTCCGATGCGGCCCTGGGGTACATTCAGGCGTTTAACGTCCGGACGGGCCAGATTGCCTGGGTATTCCGGACGATCCCGAACCCCGGCGAGTTTGGTTACGACACCTGGCCGAAGGATACCTACAAAAACACTAACGTTGGCGGGGCCAACAACTGGTCCGGCATGTCCATCGACCGCAAGCGCGGCATTGTATACGTACCCACCGGCTCGGCAGCTTTCGACTTTTACGGCGGGAACCGCAAGGGGCAGAACCTGTTTGCCAACTGCCTGCTGGCGCTGGATGCCAAAACCGGTAAACGGCTCTGGCACTACCAGTTTGTTCACCACGACATCTGGGACCGCGACCTGCCCGCTCCCCCCAATCTGGTGACCTTACGGATGAACGGCAAAACCGTTGATGCCGTAGCGCAGGTGACCAAAACCGGCCACGTGTTTGTGTTTGACCGGGTGACGGGAAAACCGTTGTTTCCGATTAAGGAAGTACCTTATCCGAAATCAGAGTTGCCCGACGAACCCACCTGGCCGACCCAGCCCGTTCCGACAAAACCGGCCCCATTTGCCCGCCAGACCATTTCCGAAGCCGATCTGAGCCCATACGCCGAGAACCGGGATTCGCTGCTGGCCGCTTACCGACGCGCCAAAGTGGGTCCGTTCCAGCCGCTGGGCAAAACACCGACGCTCGTGTATCCGGGCCTAGACGGTGGGGCCGAATGGGGTGGTGCTGCCGTTGATCCCGACGGTATTATGTACGTAAACGCCAACGAAATGGCCTGGCTGCTAAGCCTGCGCGATACGCCTAAAGACGAGGAACTGGCGCACCTCAGCCCCGGCGAACGGCTTTACACGGTCAACTGCTCGGTTTGCCACCGCCCCGACCGCAAAGGCAATCCCACCAGCGGCTACCCCTCGCTGGTCAACATCGGCCAGCGCCGGGACCGTGATTTTGTTCACAAAACGATCACGACGGGCAAAGGCATGATGCCGGGTTTTACGCGACTGACCGAGATCGAAAAGCAGGCGCTGGTGGCGTTTTTGTTCGGGGATGAAAAAGTGGAAGCGAGTTCGGCCAAACCCGGCAGCAAAGAACCGTACGTACCCTACAAATTCAACGGATACACGAAATTCCTCGACAATAAGGGCTATCCCGGCATCCGCCCACCCTGGGGAACGCTGACGGCCATCAACCTCAATACCGGTGAACACCTTTGGCAAAAACCGTTTGGCGAACTGAAAGAACTGACCGCCAGAGGCATTCCGCAAACCGGGGCCGAGAGTTACGGCGGTCCGGTGGTCACGGCCAGCGGATTGCTGTTCATTGCCGCCAGCAAGGACGGTATGTTCCGGGTGATCGACAAGAAAACCGGTAACGTATTATGGCAAACCGAA